One window of the Alphaproteobacteria bacterium genome contains the following:
- a CDS encoding S24 family peptidase, producing the protein MFAAMELDWIRDGLTKPGKTQRGLAAALGVDPSAISRLLAGTRQLRAAELPVVAAYLESGIPSGLTPESAASAGIRTAAPVRPAGFGSRDLPVMGTAVGGSVGKSGGESDGMFLMNGEIQDYVERPPSLRGVASAYAVYVSDTSMVPRYFPGETLHVHPGRAVVNGDDTFVVVQLRPDAEGEPPRALVKQFLRRTAETLYLKQFNPAIQLEFPRDQVESLHLIIWAGRG; encoded by the coding sequence ATGTTCGCAGCCATGGAACTCGATTGGATACGCGACGGGCTGACCAAGCCCGGCAAGACCCAGCGCGGTCTCGCCGCCGCCCTCGGTGTCGATCCGTCGGCAATCAGCCGGCTGCTTGCCGGCACCCGTCAGCTGCGCGCCGCCGAACTGCCCGTCGTCGCGGCTTATCTGGAGTCCGGGATTCCATCCGGCCTCACACCGGAATCTGCCGCATCGGCGGGCATACGCACGGCCGCACCCGTTCGCCCGGCCGGGTTCGGCTCTCGGGACCTACCGGTGATGGGCACTGCGGTCGGCGGATCCGTCGGGAAATCCGGCGGAGAATCAGACGGCATGTTCCTGATGAACGGCGAAATCCAGGACTATGTGGAGCGGCCGCCATCCCTGCGTGGTGTGGCCAGCGCCTATGCCGTCTATGTGTCCGACACCTCCATGGTGCCCCGCTACTTCCCCGGCGAGACCCTGCATGTCCATCCCGGCCGCGCGGTCGTGAACGGCGACGACACCTTCGTCGTCGTCCAGCTCCGGCCCGACGCCGAGGGTGAGCCGCCCCGCGCCCTGGTCAAACAGTTTCTCCGGCGGACCGCCGAGACCCTGTATCTGAAGCAGTTCAATCCGGCGATACAGCTTGAATTTCCCCGCGATCAGGTCGAGAGCCTGCACCTGATTATCTGGGCCGGGCGGGGATAG
- a CDS encoding Fic family protein has product MPEEAQTQFSGPVTVLQERRIPETATPAGYSALIDAYRLAVPLPRILSATGEHHRVTEENSWRILTPRHAPHPTLEGHLTFALKYEGLDLAVLKRLFFATGPDKIEALIREKPTGAYARRIWFLYEWLTGQTLDLPDASAGRYVPVVDPTLQYASEGENAARYRVRNNLPGSPEFCPLVARTDRLEQFTGLDLPKRARDIVADVPRDLLARTAAFLLLKDSRSSYAIEGEAAPQDRIQRWGRAIAEAGRQPLDREELLRLQKIVIGDARFVKLGFRQEGGFVGEHDRDSRLPLPDHVSARHEDLPDLLTGLIDFGHGAARTLDPVMAAAILAFGFIYIHPFDDGNGRIHRYLIHHVLSERGFNPPGVVFPVSAAILEQIDTYRRVLESYSERLLPFIEWEATEQFNVRVLNDTGDFYRFFDATPHAEFLYACVRKTIEEDLPNETEFLRRYDEFRTRVEALIDMPERLIDLLFRFLHQNEGRLSNRARDKEFSELTPDETQKIETIYAEIFAPAEQ; this is encoded by the coding sequence ATGCCAGAAGAGGCGCAGACTCAATTTTCAGGGCCCGTTACCGTTCTTCAGGAAAGACGCATTCCTGAGACAGCGACCCCTGCTGGCTATAGCGCCTTAATCGACGCTTATCGTCTTGCGGTGCCATTGCCCAGGATTCTCTCAGCCACGGGTGAGCACCACCGTGTCACAGAAGAAAATAGCTGGCGCATTCTGACGCCGCGCCACGCCCCACACCCCACACTTGAAGGACATCTCACCTTTGCCCTCAAATATGAGGGACTCGACCTTGCCGTTCTAAAACGCCTCTTCTTCGCAACCGGGCCAGACAAGATAGAAGCGCTCATTCGCGAAAAGCCGACAGGTGCGTATGCGCGTCGTATCTGGTTCCTCTATGAGTGGCTTACTGGTCAGACACTCGACCTGCCTGACGCATCCGCCGGGCGTTACGTCCCCGTTGTCGATCCGACGCTACAATATGCATCCGAAGGTGAAAACGCAGCCCGTTACAGGGTCCGGAACAACTTGCCGGGCAGCCCCGAGTTTTGCCCTTTGGTCGCCAGGACAGACCGGCTCGAACAATTCACAGGGCTTGATCTGCCAAAGCGCGCCAGGGATATCGTTGCAGATGTACCTCGTGATCTCCTCGCCCGAACGGCTGCGTTCTTGCTCCTGAAAGACTCCAGATCGAGCTACGCCATCGAAGGCGAAGCGGCCCCGCAAGATCGTATTCAACGCTGGGGAAGAGCGATTGCCGAAGCGGGCCGTCAGCCACTTGATCGTGAAGAATTACTCCGTTTGCAAAAAATAGTCATCGGAGATGCCCGCTTTGTAAAACTTGGGTTTCGGCAGGAGGGCGGATTTGTCGGCGAACATGACCGCGATAGCCGTCTGCCCCTCCCCGATCATGTGAGTGCCCGACATGAAGATCTGCCAGACCTTCTCACCGGCTTGATAGATTTTGGGCATGGCGCGGCGCGCACGCTTGATCCGGTCATGGCCGCCGCCATCCTGGCTTTTGGGTTTATCTACATCCATCCGTTTGATGACGGTAATGGCCGCATCCACCGCTACTTAATCCACCATGTTTTGTCAGAACGGGGCTTTAATCCGCCCGGCGTCGTCTTCCCTGTATCTGCTGCCATTTTAGAGCAGATCGACACCTATCGAAGGGTTCTCGAAAGCTATTCAGAGCGCTTACTCCCGTTTATTGAGTGGGAGGCCACTGAGCAATTCAATGTCCGCGTTCTCAACGACACCGGAGATTTTTACCGTTTTTTTGACGCCACTCCGCATGCCGAGTTTCTGTATGCCTGTGTCCGGAAAACCATCGAAGAAGACCTGCCCAACGAAACAGAATTCTTGCGTCGCTACGATGAATTCAGAACAAGGGTGGAAGCGCTAATCGACATGCCCGAACGCTTGATTGATCTGCTCTTCCGCTTCCTGCATCAAAATGAAGGTCGTCTTTCCAATCGCGCCCGCGATAAGGAATTCAGCGAGTTAACTCCTGACGAGACACAAAAAATAGAGACAATCTACGCGGAGATTTTCGCTCCGGCAGAACAATAA